A region from the Triticum aestivum cultivar Chinese Spring chromosome 3D, IWGSC CS RefSeq v2.1, whole genome shotgun sequence genome encodes:
- the LOC123078535 gene encoding transcriptional corepressor LEUNIG isoform X6 has protein sequence MSQTNWEADKMLDVYIYDYFMKRNLQATAKAFQSEGKVSSDPVAIDAPGGFLFEWWSVFWDIFIARTNEKHSDVAASYIETQLMKARDQQQQLPQQRQQQPQHIQMQQMLLQRAAQQQQQQQQHQQQQQQQQQQQQRRDDSYLLNGTSSGLSGNNPLMRQNQSTANVMATKMYEERLKLPPQRDSLEDASMKQRYGENAGQLLDPNETSLLKAAASGQSSGQILHGSIGGLSGTMQQIQGRSPQLPGHAQSIKTEINPILTPRAAGPEGSFMGLQGSNQAANNLTLKGWPLTGLEQLRSGILQQKSFMQNQHQLQQQIQFLTPQQQQQLALQAQQNMASPTSSDVDSRRLRMMFNNRNVVLGRDGQTTSGGDIIPNIGSPSQSGGDIDMLIKQQQQLLQQQSNSQQQHHQAVSSQQSQSSNQLLQQEKPGTGNMPVDGGMPNSFGATDQSTKKRKKPGSSSGRANSSGTGNTAGPSPGSAPSTPSTHTPGDPMPVPQLQQNGVSAKPLVMFGSDGTGSLTSTANPLGDVDRLLEEGLDENVESFLSQDDMDPRDTLGRCMDASKGFGFAEVAKARASASKVVCCHFSSDGKLLATGGHDKKVLLWCTDPLKPKSSLEEHSFLITDVRFSPSMSRLATSSFDKTVRVWDADNTDYSLRTFTGHSASVMSLDFHPNKEDIICSCDSDGEVRSWSINNGSCLTCVKVFKGGATQMRFQPRKGKYLAAASEKAIYILDGETQHACRSPLQGHAKDIQSVCWDSAGDYLASVSEDAVRIWSFTSGQDGEFVNELNCSGNKFQTCVFHPAHPSLLVIGCYESLELWDIREKNAMTFNNAHDGLIAALAASSATGKVASVSHDRLVKLWK, from the exons ATGTCGCAGACGAACTGGGAGGCTGACAAGAT GCTCGATGTTTACATATACGACTATTTTATGAAGAGAAATTTGCAGGCAACTGCAAAGGCCTTCCAATCAGAAGGGAAGGTTTCTTCAGATCCAGTTG CAATTGATGCACCTGGTGGGTTTCTTTTTGAGTGGTGGTCAGTTTTTTGGGATATATTCATAGCAAGAACAAACGAGAAGCATTCAGATGTTGCAGCGTCATATATTGAG ACGCAGCTCATGAAAGCCCGGGACCAACAACAGCAGTTACCTCAACAGCGGCAGCAGCAACCACAGCATATACAAATGCAACAAATGTTGTTACAAAGAGCcgcacaacagcagcagcagcagcagcaacatcagcagcagcaacagcagcagcagcagcagcagcagcgtagaGATGATTCTTATCTTCTTAATGGTACTTCAAGTGGACTTTCTGGAAACAATCCTTTAATGCGACAAAACCAAAGTACTGCAAATGTTATGGCGACCAAAATGTATGAGGAGAGGTTAAAGTTGCCTCCCCAGAGAGACTCTTTGGAAGACGCATCTATGAAG CAAAGGTATGGAGAAAATGCTGGGCAACTACTTGATCCAAATGAAACATCACTGCTGAAAGCAGCTGCAAGTGGACAATCCTCAGG GCAAATTTTGCATGGTTCCATTGGTGGTTTGTCGGGCACTATGCAACAAATTCAGGGTAGAAGTCCCCAACTTCCAGGGCATGCTCAG AGTATCAAGACAGAGATAAATCCCATTTTGACACCTAGAGCTGCTGGTCCTGAGGGGTCATTCATGGGTCTACAAG GATCTAATCAAGCTGCCAATAATTTGACTCTCAAAGGATGGCCACTCACA GGACTTGAGCAACTTCGGTCTGGAATTCTACAGCAGAAGTCATTCATGCAGAATCAACATCAATTGCAACAACAGATCCAATTTCTGACTccacaacaacagcagcagcttGCGTTGCAGGCGCAGCAAAATATGGCTTCCCCAACATCTAGTGATGTTGACAGCAGAAGATTGAGGATGATGTTTAACAACAGGAATGTAGTTCTTGGGCGGGATGGGCAGACAACAAGCGGTGGAGATATCATTCCAAATATTGGCTCTCCTAGTCAAAGTGGTGGTGATATAGACATGCTAATAAAG caacagcagcaactaTTACAACAACAAAGCAATAGCCAACAGCAGCACCATCAGGCTGTCTCCAGTCAGCAGTCTCAAAGCTCAAATCAGCTTCTCCAACAAGAAAAGCCAGGAACTGGAAATATGCCTGTTGATGGGGGCATGCCGAATTCTTTTGGGGCCACCGATCAA TCAACGAAGAAAAGAAAGAAGCCTGGCTCTTCCTCTGGTAGAGCTAATAGTTCAGGAACTGGAAATACTGCTGGCCCGTCTCCAGGTTCTGCACCCTCGACACCTTCCACTCATACACCAGGAGATCCGATGCCAGTACCACAACTTCAGCAGAATGGTGTTTCAGCAAAACCCTTGGTAATGTTTGGCTCTGATGGCACTGGAAGCTTGACATCTACTGCAAACCCACTG GGTGATGTAGACCGTTTGCTGGAAGAAGGATTGGATGAAAATGTTGAATCTTTTCTGTCACAGGATGACATGGATCCCAGGGATACCTTGGGACGCTGCATGGATGCCAGTAAAG GCTTTGGCTTTGCTGAGGTTGCAAAAGCACGTGCAAGTGCAAGTAAAGTTGTTTGTTGCCACTTCTCATCCGATGGCAAATTGCTTGCTACTGGTGGTCATGATAAAAAG GTTCTTTTATGGTGTACAGATCCCCTGAAGCCTAAATCGTCGTTAGAAGAGCATTCGTTTTTGATAACCGATGTTCGATTTAGCCCAAGCATGTCCCGCCTTGCTACATCTTCCTTTGACAAAACCGTACGGGTTTGGGATGCTGACAAT ACTGACTATTCACTCCGTACTTTCACGGGTCATTCAGCATCTGTGATGTCACTTGATTTTCATCCCAACAAAGAAGATATTATTTGCTCCTGTGATAGTGATGGGGAAGTCCGCAGTTGGAGCATTAACAATGGTAGCTGCCTGACCTGTGTCAAGGTTTTTAAG GGAGGTGCCACTCAGATGAGATTTCAACCCCGCAAAGGAAAATATCTAGCAGCTGCATCAGAGAAGGCTATCTACATACTTGATGGGGAGACACAGCATGCTTGTAGAAGCCCTTTACAG GGTCATGCAAAGGACATTCAGTCAGTTTGTTGGGACTCTGCGGGTGACTATCTTGCTTCTGTTAGTGAAGATGCTGTCAGAATATGGTCATTTACTTCTGGGCAGGACGGTGAATTTGTGAATGAGTTGAACTGCAGTGGGAACAAGTTTCAAACATGTGTTTTCCATCCAGCTCACCCTTCTTTGCTAGTCATTGGTTGTTACGAG TCCTTGGAACTTTGGGACATCAGGGAGAAGAATGCCATGACCTTCAACAATGCTCATGACGGTTTAATTGCAGCCCTAGcagcatcgagcgcaacaggcaaGGTTGCCTCAGTTAGTCATGACAGGCTTGTCAAGCTCTGGAAATGA
- the LOC123078535 gene encoding transcriptional corepressor LEUNIG isoform X5, with translation MSQTNWEADKMLDVYIYDYFMKRNLQATAKAFQSEGKVSSDPVAIDAPGGFLFEWWSVFWDIFIARTNEKHSDVAASYIETQLMKARDQQQQLPQQRQQQPQHIQMQQMLLQRAAQQQQQQQQHQQQQQQQQQQQQRRDDSYLLNGTSSGLSGNNPLMRQNQSTANVMATKMYEERLKLPPQRDSLEDASMKQRYGENAGQLLDPNETSLLKAAASGQSSGQILHGSIGGLSGTMQQIQGRSPQLPGHAQQSIKTEINPILTPRAAGPEGSFMGLQGSNQAANNLTLKGWPLTQGLEQLRSGILQQKSFMQNQHQLQQQIQFLTPQQQQQLALQAQQNMASPTSSDVDSRRLRMMFNNRNVVLGRDGQTTSGGDIIPNIGSPSQSGGDIDMLIKQQQQLLQQQSNSQQQHHQAVSSQQSQSSNQLLQQEKPGTGNMPVDGGMPNSFGATDQSTKKRKKPGSSSGRANSSGTGNTAGPSPGSAPSTPSTHTPGDPMPVPQLQQNGVSAKPLVMFGSDGTGSLTSTANPLGDVDRLLEEGLDENVESFLSQDDMDPRDTLGRCMDASKGFGFAEVAKARASASKVVCCHFSSDGKLLATGGHDKKVLLWCTDPLKPKSSLEEHSFLITDVRFSPSMSRLATSSFDKTVRVWDADNTDYSLRTFTGHSASVMSLDFHPNKEDIICSCDSDGEVRSWSINNGSCLTCVKVFKGGATQMRFQPRKGKYLAAASEKAIYILDGETQHACRSPLQGHAKDIQSVCWDSAGDYLASVSEDAVRIWSFTSGQDGEFVNELNCSGNKFQTCVFHPAHPSLLVIGCYESLELWDIREKNAMTFNNAHDGLIAALAASSATGKVASVSHDRLVKLWK, from the exons ATGTCGCAGACGAACTGGGAGGCTGACAAGAT GCTCGATGTTTACATATACGACTATTTTATGAAGAGAAATTTGCAGGCAACTGCAAAGGCCTTCCAATCAGAAGGGAAGGTTTCTTCAGATCCAGTTG CAATTGATGCACCTGGTGGGTTTCTTTTTGAGTGGTGGTCAGTTTTTTGGGATATATTCATAGCAAGAACAAACGAGAAGCATTCAGATGTTGCAGCGTCATATATTGAG ACGCAGCTCATGAAAGCCCGGGACCAACAACAGCAGTTACCTCAACAGCGGCAGCAGCAACCACAGCATATACAAATGCAACAAATGTTGTTACAAAGAGCcgcacaacagcagcagcagcagcagcaacatcagcagcagcaacagcagcagcagcagcagcagcagcgtagaGATGATTCTTATCTTCTTAATGGTACTTCAAGTGGACTTTCTGGAAACAATCCTTTAATGCGACAAAACCAAAGTACTGCAAATGTTATGGCGACCAAAATGTATGAGGAGAGGTTAAAGTTGCCTCCCCAGAGAGACTCTTTGGAAGACGCATCTATGAAG CAAAGGTATGGAGAAAATGCTGGGCAACTACTTGATCCAAATGAAACATCACTGCTGAAAGCAGCTGCAAGTGGACAATCCTCAGG GCAAATTTTGCATGGTTCCATTGGTGGTTTGTCGGGCACTATGCAACAAATTCAGGGTAGAAGTCCCCAACTTCCAGGGCATGCTCAG CAGAGTATCAAGACAGAGATAAATCCCATTTTGACACCTAGAGCTGCTGGTCCTGAGGGGTCATTCATGGGTCTACAAG GATCTAATCAAGCTGCCAATAATTTGACTCTCAAAGGATGGCCACTCACA CAGGGACTTGAGCAACTTCGGTCTGGAATTCTACAGCAGAAGTCATTCATGCAGAATCAACATCAATTGCAACAACAGATCCAATTTCTGACTccacaacaacagcagcagcttGCGTTGCAGGCGCAGCAAAATATGGCTTCCCCAACATCTAGTGATGTTGACAGCAGAAGATTGAGGATGATGTTTAACAACAGGAATGTAGTTCTTGGGCGGGATGGGCAGACAACAAGCGGTGGAGATATCATTCCAAATATTGGCTCTCCTAGTCAAAGTGGTGGTGATATAGACATGCTAATAAAG caacagcagcaactaTTACAACAACAAAGCAATAGCCAACAGCAGCACCATCAGGCTGTCTCCAGTCAGCAGTCTCAAAGCTCAAATCAGCTTCTCCAACAAGAAAAGCCAGGAACTGGAAATATGCCTGTTGATGGGGGCATGCCGAATTCTTTTGGGGCCACCGATCAA TCAACGAAGAAAAGAAAGAAGCCTGGCTCTTCCTCTGGTAGAGCTAATAGTTCAGGAACTGGAAATACTGCTGGCCCGTCTCCAGGTTCTGCACCCTCGACACCTTCCACTCATACACCAGGAGATCCGATGCCAGTACCACAACTTCAGCAGAATGGTGTTTCAGCAAAACCCTTGGTAATGTTTGGCTCTGATGGCACTGGAAGCTTGACATCTACTGCAAACCCACTG GGTGATGTAGACCGTTTGCTGGAAGAAGGATTGGATGAAAATGTTGAATCTTTTCTGTCACAGGATGACATGGATCCCAGGGATACCTTGGGACGCTGCATGGATGCCAGTAAAG GCTTTGGCTTTGCTGAGGTTGCAAAAGCACGTGCAAGTGCAAGTAAAGTTGTTTGTTGCCACTTCTCATCCGATGGCAAATTGCTTGCTACTGGTGGTCATGATAAAAAG GTTCTTTTATGGTGTACAGATCCCCTGAAGCCTAAATCGTCGTTAGAAGAGCATTCGTTTTTGATAACCGATGTTCGATTTAGCCCAAGCATGTCCCGCCTTGCTACATCTTCCTTTGACAAAACCGTACGGGTTTGGGATGCTGACAAT ACTGACTATTCACTCCGTACTTTCACGGGTCATTCAGCATCTGTGATGTCACTTGATTTTCATCCCAACAAAGAAGATATTATTTGCTCCTGTGATAGTGATGGGGAAGTCCGCAGTTGGAGCATTAACAATGGTAGCTGCCTGACCTGTGTCAAGGTTTTTAAG GGAGGTGCCACTCAGATGAGATTTCAACCCCGCAAAGGAAAATATCTAGCAGCTGCATCAGAGAAGGCTATCTACATACTTGATGGGGAGACACAGCATGCTTGTAGAAGCCCTTTACAG GGTCATGCAAAGGACATTCAGTCAGTTTGTTGGGACTCTGCGGGTGACTATCTTGCTTCTGTTAGTGAAGATGCTGTCAGAATATGGTCATTTACTTCTGGGCAGGACGGTGAATTTGTGAATGAGTTGAACTGCAGTGGGAACAAGTTTCAAACATGTGTTTTCCATCCAGCTCACCCTTCTTTGCTAGTCATTGGTTGTTACGAG TCCTTGGAACTTTGGGACATCAGGGAGAAGAATGCCATGACCTTCAACAATGCTCATGACGGTTTAATTGCAGCCCTAGcagcatcgagcgcaacaggcaaGGTTGCCTCAGTTAGTCATGACAGGCTTGTCAAGCTCTGGAAATGA
- the LOC123078535 gene encoding transcriptional corepressor LEUNIG isoform X1, protein MSQTNWEADKMLDVYIYDYFMKRNLQATAKAFQSEGKVSSDPVAIDAPGGFLFEWWSVFWDIFIARTNEKHSDVAASYIETQLMKARDQQQQLPQQRQQQPQHIQMQQMLLQRAAQQQQQQQQHQQQQQQQQQQQQRRDDSYLLNGTSSGLSGNNPLMRQNQSTANVMATKMYEERLKLPPQRDSLEDASMKQRYGENAGQLLDPNETSLLKAAASGQSSGQILHGSIGGLSGTMQQIQGRSPQLPGHAQQSIKTEINPILTPRAAGPEGSFMGLQGSNQAANNLTLKGWPLTQGLEQLRSGILQQKSFMQNQHQLQQQIQFLTPQQQQQLALQAQQNMASPTSSDVDSRRLRMMFNNRNVVLGRDGQTTSGGDIIPNIGSPSQSGGDIDMLIKKKIANAHHHQQQQQQLLQQQSNSQQQHHQAVSSQQSQSSNQLLQQEKPGTGNMPVDGGMPNSFGATDQSTKKRKKPGSSSGRANSSGTGNTAGPSPGSAPSTPSTHTPGDPMPVPQLQQNGVSAKPLVMFGSDGTGSLTSTANPLGDVDRLLEEGLDENVESFLSQDDMDPRDTLGRCMDASKGFGFAEVAKARASASKVVCCHFSSDGKLLATGGHDKKVLLWCTDPLKPKSSLEEHSFLITDVRFSPSMSRLATSSFDKTVRVWDADNTDYSLRTFTGHSASVMSLDFHPNKEDIICSCDSDGEVRSWSINNGSCLTCVKVFKGGATQMRFQPRKGKYLAAASEKAIYILDGETQHACRSPLQGHAKDIQSVCWDSAGDYLASVSEDAVRIWSFTSGQDGEFVNELNCSGNKFQTCVFHPAHPSLLVIGCYESLELWDIREKNAMTFNNAHDGLIAALAASSATGKVASVSHDRLVKLWK, encoded by the exons ATGTCGCAGACGAACTGGGAGGCTGACAAGAT GCTCGATGTTTACATATACGACTATTTTATGAAGAGAAATTTGCAGGCAACTGCAAAGGCCTTCCAATCAGAAGGGAAGGTTTCTTCAGATCCAGTTG CAATTGATGCACCTGGTGGGTTTCTTTTTGAGTGGTGGTCAGTTTTTTGGGATATATTCATAGCAAGAACAAACGAGAAGCATTCAGATGTTGCAGCGTCATATATTGAG ACGCAGCTCATGAAAGCCCGGGACCAACAACAGCAGTTACCTCAACAGCGGCAGCAGCAACCACAGCATATACAAATGCAACAAATGTTGTTACAAAGAGCcgcacaacagcagcagcagcagcagcaacatcagcagcagcaacagcagcagcagcagcagcagcagcgtagaGATGATTCTTATCTTCTTAATGGTACTTCAAGTGGACTTTCTGGAAACAATCCTTTAATGCGACAAAACCAAAGTACTGCAAATGTTATGGCGACCAAAATGTATGAGGAGAGGTTAAAGTTGCCTCCCCAGAGAGACTCTTTGGAAGACGCATCTATGAAG CAAAGGTATGGAGAAAATGCTGGGCAACTACTTGATCCAAATGAAACATCACTGCTGAAAGCAGCTGCAAGTGGACAATCCTCAGG GCAAATTTTGCATGGTTCCATTGGTGGTTTGTCGGGCACTATGCAACAAATTCAGGGTAGAAGTCCCCAACTTCCAGGGCATGCTCAG CAGAGTATCAAGACAGAGATAAATCCCATTTTGACACCTAGAGCTGCTGGTCCTGAGGGGTCATTCATGGGTCTACAAG GATCTAATCAAGCTGCCAATAATTTGACTCTCAAAGGATGGCCACTCACA CAGGGACTTGAGCAACTTCGGTCTGGAATTCTACAGCAGAAGTCATTCATGCAGAATCAACATCAATTGCAACAACAGATCCAATTTCTGACTccacaacaacagcagcagcttGCGTTGCAGGCGCAGCAAAATATGGCTTCCCCAACATCTAGTGATGTTGACAGCAGAAGATTGAGGATGATGTTTAACAACAGGAATGTAGTTCTTGGGCGGGATGGGCAGACAACAAGCGGTGGAGATATCATTCCAAATATTGGCTCTCCTAGTCAAAGTGGTGGTGATATAGACATGCTAATAAAG AAGAAAATTGCTAATGcacaccaccaccagcagcaacagcagcaactaTTACAACAACAAAGCAATAGCCAACAGCAGCACCATCAGGCTGTCTCCAGTCAGCAGTCTCAAAGCTCAAATCAGCTTCTCCAACAAGAAAAGCCAGGAACTGGAAATATGCCTGTTGATGGGGGCATGCCGAATTCTTTTGGGGCCACCGATCAA TCAACGAAGAAAAGAAAGAAGCCTGGCTCTTCCTCTGGTAGAGCTAATAGTTCAGGAACTGGAAATACTGCTGGCCCGTCTCCAGGTTCTGCACCCTCGACACCTTCCACTCATACACCAGGAGATCCGATGCCAGTACCACAACTTCAGCAGAATGGTGTTTCAGCAAAACCCTTGGTAATGTTTGGCTCTGATGGCACTGGAAGCTTGACATCTACTGCAAACCCACTG GGTGATGTAGACCGTTTGCTGGAAGAAGGATTGGATGAAAATGTTGAATCTTTTCTGTCACAGGATGACATGGATCCCAGGGATACCTTGGGACGCTGCATGGATGCCAGTAAAG GCTTTGGCTTTGCTGAGGTTGCAAAAGCACGTGCAAGTGCAAGTAAAGTTGTTTGTTGCCACTTCTCATCCGATGGCAAATTGCTTGCTACTGGTGGTCATGATAAAAAG GTTCTTTTATGGTGTACAGATCCCCTGAAGCCTAAATCGTCGTTAGAAGAGCATTCGTTTTTGATAACCGATGTTCGATTTAGCCCAAGCATGTCCCGCCTTGCTACATCTTCCTTTGACAAAACCGTACGGGTTTGGGATGCTGACAAT ACTGACTATTCACTCCGTACTTTCACGGGTCATTCAGCATCTGTGATGTCACTTGATTTTCATCCCAACAAAGAAGATATTATTTGCTCCTGTGATAGTGATGGGGAAGTCCGCAGTTGGAGCATTAACAATGGTAGCTGCCTGACCTGTGTCAAGGTTTTTAAG GGAGGTGCCACTCAGATGAGATTTCAACCCCGCAAAGGAAAATATCTAGCAGCTGCATCAGAGAAGGCTATCTACATACTTGATGGGGAGACACAGCATGCTTGTAGAAGCCCTTTACAG GGTCATGCAAAGGACATTCAGTCAGTTTGTTGGGACTCTGCGGGTGACTATCTTGCTTCTGTTAGTGAAGATGCTGTCAGAATATGGTCATTTACTTCTGGGCAGGACGGTGAATTTGTGAATGAGTTGAACTGCAGTGGGAACAAGTTTCAAACATGTGTTTTCCATCCAGCTCACCCTTCTTTGCTAGTCATTGGTTGTTACGAG TCCTTGGAACTTTGGGACATCAGGGAGAAGAATGCCATGACCTTCAACAATGCTCATGACGGTTTAATTGCAGCCCTAGcagcatcgagcgcaacaggcaaGGTTGCCTCAGTTAGTCATGACAGGCTTGTCAAGCTCTGGAAATGA
- the LOC123078535 gene encoding transcriptional corepressor LEUNIG isoform X4 — MSQTNWEADKMLDVYIYDYFMKRNLQATAKAFQSEGKVSSDPVAIDAPGGFLFEWWSVFWDIFIARTNEKHSDVAASYIETQLMKARDQQQQLPQQRQQQPQHIQMQQMLLQRAAQQQQQQQQHQQQQQQQQQQQQRRDDSYLLNGTSSGLSGNNPLMRQNQSTANVMATKMYEERLKLPPQRDSLEDASMKQRYGENAGQLLDPNETSLLKAAASGQSSGQILHGSIGGLSGTMQQIQGRSPQLPGHAQSIKTEINPILTPRAAGPEGSFMGLQGSNQAANNLTLKGWPLTGLEQLRSGILQQKSFMQNQHQLQQQIQFLTPQQQQQLALQAQQNMASPTSSDVDSRRLRMMFNNRNVVLGRDGQTTSGGDIIPNIGSPSQSGGDIDMLIKKKIANAHHHQQQQQQLLQQQSNSQQQHHQAVSSQQSQSSNQLLQQEKPGTGNMPVDGGMPNSFGATDQSTKKRKKPGSSSGRANSSGTGNTAGPSPGSAPSTPSTHTPGDPMPVPQLQQNGVSAKPLVMFGSDGTGSLTSTANPLGDVDRLLEEGLDENVESFLSQDDMDPRDTLGRCMDASKGFGFAEVAKARASASKVVCCHFSSDGKLLATGGHDKKVLLWCTDPLKPKSSLEEHSFLITDVRFSPSMSRLATSSFDKTVRVWDADNTDYSLRTFTGHSASVMSLDFHPNKEDIICSCDSDGEVRSWSINNGSCLTCVKVFKGGATQMRFQPRKGKYLAAASEKAIYILDGETQHACRSPLQGHAKDIQSVCWDSAGDYLASVSEDAVRIWSFTSGQDGEFVNELNCSGNKFQTCVFHPAHPSLLVIGCYESLELWDIREKNAMTFNNAHDGLIAALAASSATGKVASVSHDRLVKLWK, encoded by the exons ATGTCGCAGACGAACTGGGAGGCTGACAAGAT GCTCGATGTTTACATATACGACTATTTTATGAAGAGAAATTTGCAGGCAACTGCAAAGGCCTTCCAATCAGAAGGGAAGGTTTCTTCAGATCCAGTTG CAATTGATGCACCTGGTGGGTTTCTTTTTGAGTGGTGGTCAGTTTTTTGGGATATATTCATAGCAAGAACAAACGAGAAGCATTCAGATGTTGCAGCGTCATATATTGAG ACGCAGCTCATGAAAGCCCGGGACCAACAACAGCAGTTACCTCAACAGCGGCAGCAGCAACCACAGCATATACAAATGCAACAAATGTTGTTACAAAGAGCcgcacaacagcagcagcagcagcagcaacatcagcagcagcaacagcagcagcagcagcagcagcagcgtagaGATGATTCTTATCTTCTTAATGGTACTTCAAGTGGACTTTCTGGAAACAATCCTTTAATGCGACAAAACCAAAGTACTGCAAATGTTATGGCGACCAAAATGTATGAGGAGAGGTTAAAGTTGCCTCCCCAGAGAGACTCTTTGGAAGACGCATCTATGAAG CAAAGGTATGGAGAAAATGCTGGGCAACTACTTGATCCAAATGAAACATCACTGCTGAAAGCAGCTGCAAGTGGACAATCCTCAGG GCAAATTTTGCATGGTTCCATTGGTGGTTTGTCGGGCACTATGCAACAAATTCAGGGTAGAAGTCCCCAACTTCCAGGGCATGCTCAG AGTATCAAGACAGAGATAAATCCCATTTTGACACCTAGAGCTGCTGGTCCTGAGGGGTCATTCATGGGTCTACAAG GATCTAATCAAGCTGCCAATAATTTGACTCTCAAAGGATGGCCACTCACA GGACTTGAGCAACTTCGGTCTGGAATTCTACAGCAGAAGTCATTCATGCAGAATCAACATCAATTGCAACAACAGATCCAATTTCTGACTccacaacaacagcagcagcttGCGTTGCAGGCGCAGCAAAATATGGCTTCCCCAACATCTAGTGATGTTGACAGCAGAAGATTGAGGATGATGTTTAACAACAGGAATGTAGTTCTTGGGCGGGATGGGCAGACAACAAGCGGTGGAGATATCATTCCAAATATTGGCTCTCCTAGTCAAAGTGGTGGTGATATAGACATGCTAATAAAG AAGAAAATTGCTAATGcacaccaccaccagcagcaacagcagcaactaTTACAACAACAAAGCAATAGCCAACAGCAGCACCATCAGGCTGTCTCCAGTCAGCAGTCTCAAAGCTCAAATCAGCTTCTCCAACAAGAAAAGCCAGGAACTGGAAATATGCCTGTTGATGGGGGCATGCCGAATTCTTTTGGGGCCACCGATCAA TCAACGAAGAAAAGAAAGAAGCCTGGCTCTTCCTCTGGTAGAGCTAATAGTTCAGGAACTGGAAATACTGCTGGCCCGTCTCCAGGTTCTGCACCCTCGACACCTTCCACTCATACACCAGGAGATCCGATGCCAGTACCACAACTTCAGCAGAATGGTGTTTCAGCAAAACCCTTGGTAATGTTTGGCTCTGATGGCACTGGAAGCTTGACATCTACTGCAAACCCACTG GGTGATGTAGACCGTTTGCTGGAAGAAGGATTGGATGAAAATGTTGAATCTTTTCTGTCACAGGATGACATGGATCCCAGGGATACCTTGGGACGCTGCATGGATGCCAGTAAAG GCTTTGGCTTTGCTGAGGTTGCAAAAGCACGTGCAAGTGCAAGTAAAGTTGTTTGTTGCCACTTCTCATCCGATGGCAAATTGCTTGCTACTGGTGGTCATGATAAAAAG GTTCTTTTATGGTGTACAGATCCCCTGAAGCCTAAATCGTCGTTAGAAGAGCATTCGTTTTTGATAACCGATGTTCGATTTAGCCCAAGCATGTCCCGCCTTGCTACATCTTCCTTTGACAAAACCGTACGGGTTTGGGATGCTGACAAT ACTGACTATTCACTCCGTACTTTCACGGGTCATTCAGCATCTGTGATGTCACTTGATTTTCATCCCAACAAAGAAGATATTATTTGCTCCTGTGATAGTGATGGGGAAGTCCGCAGTTGGAGCATTAACAATGGTAGCTGCCTGACCTGTGTCAAGGTTTTTAAG GGAGGTGCCACTCAGATGAGATTTCAACCCCGCAAAGGAAAATATCTAGCAGCTGCATCAGAGAAGGCTATCTACATACTTGATGGGGAGACACAGCATGCTTGTAGAAGCCCTTTACAG GGTCATGCAAAGGACATTCAGTCAGTTTGTTGGGACTCTGCGGGTGACTATCTTGCTTCTGTTAGTGAAGATGCTGTCAGAATATGGTCATTTACTTCTGGGCAGGACGGTGAATTTGTGAATGAGTTGAACTGCAGTGGGAACAAGTTTCAAACATGTGTTTTCCATCCAGCTCACCCTTCTTTGCTAGTCATTGGTTGTTACGAG TCCTTGGAACTTTGGGACATCAGGGAGAAGAATGCCATGACCTTCAACAATGCTCATGACGGTTTAATTGCAGCCCTAGcagcatcgagcgcaacaggcaaGGTTGCCTCAGTTAGTCATGACAGGCTTGTCAAGCTCTGGAAATGA